Proteins encoded within one genomic window of Rhizobium favelukesii:
- a CDS encoding ATP-binding domain-containing protein, with product MNGSLGVVTKSHSKGAWVRFDDGAEDVITTADLEKLTHGWAISVHKAQGSAFKRVIIPVVRSKLLDRTMLYTAITRGIETVVLVGDIDVINEIVAAAPASLARGHGLEFDV from the coding sequence ATGAACGGCTCCCTGGGCGTCGTCACGAAGTCTCATTCTAAGGGTGCCTGGGTACGGTTCGACGACGGCGCTGAAGATGTGATCACTACGGCCGACCTTGAGAAGCTCACCCACGGCTGGGCGATCAGCGTCCACAAGGCTCAGGGATCGGCGTTCAAGCGGGTCATAATCCCCGTCGTCCGGTCGAAGCTGCTGGACCGAACCATGCTCTACACCGCGATAACACGCGGCATAGAAACCGTCGTTCTCGTCGGCGACATCGATGTCATCAACGAGATAGTCGCGGCGGCTCCAGCGAGCCTAGCCAGAGGACACGGTCTTGAGTTTGATGTTTA
- a CDS encoding AraC family transcriptional regulator, translating to MLDRSSQSPTQIPTDALSEVLQDFRLSGVNYGRCELRHPWSIAFPQQQLLRFHFVSEGPCWIHTEAQGWQELQDGDLVLLPQGVEHRLASKPDVVGDSLKSCQVTKLGGNVCEVVQEGTGATSTLFCGSMALGANALNPLIALMPPIIKGCDVAGNDPIVGPLLAAMTAEASQPQIGSATVLSRMADVLVARLIRCWVNCSGASTSGWLAAIRDPHIGRALAAMHRDPGHDWTLETLAGVAGQSRSIFAERFSAILGEGAARYLARLRMQLARELLGQNMSVAEVASQLGYESEASFARAFKRITSVSPGVVRRTISGRTDIEFGL from the coding sequence ATGCTTGATCGTTCATCCCAGTCTCCGACGCAAATTCCTACGGACGCACTAAGCGAAGTTCTACAGGACTTTCGCCTGAGTGGAGTCAACTACGGCCGCTGCGAGCTACGTCATCCATGGAGCATCGCCTTTCCGCAGCAACAGCTGCTTCGCTTTCATTTCGTCAGTGAGGGGCCATGCTGGATCCATACCGAAGCCCAAGGATGGCAGGAGTTGCAAGACGGCGATCTGGTGTTGTTGCCACAAGGTGTCGAACACCGACTGGCCAGTAAGCCTGATGTTGTCGGGGACTCGCTTAAGAGCTGCCAGGTCACCAAGTTGGGGGGCAATGTCTGCGAAGTGGTGCAGGAAGGAACAGGAGCGACGAGCACCTTGTTCTGCGGTTCCATGGCTTTGGGTGCGAATGCCCTCAACCCGTTGATCGCTCTGATGCCACCGATCATCAAGGGTTGTGATGTTGCTGGCAATGATCCGATCGTCGGCCCCCTCCTCGCCGCCATGACGGCAGAGGCGTCGCAGCCCCAGATAGGCAGCGCCACGGTCTTGTCACGCATGGCGGACGTACTCGTCGCGCGGCTTATTCGCTGCTGGGTCAATTGCAGCGGAGCCTCGACCAGCGGCTGGCTCGCCGCGATCCGTGATCCTCATATCGGTCGTGCGCTGGCAGCCATGCACCGAGATCCCGGCCATGACTGGACGCTTGAGACCCTTGCTGGCGTGGCAGGTCAATCGCGCTCGATCTTCGCGGAACGCTTCAGCGCCATCTTAGGGGAAGGCGCGGCACGGTATCTCGCCCGTCTGCGCATGCAGCTTGCACGAGAGTTGCTCGGTCAAAACATGTCGGTTGCCGAGGTCGCTTCTCAACTGGGCTATGAATCTGAAGCTTCTTTCGCTCGCGCCTTCAAGCGCATCACCAGCGTTTCACCTGGCGTTGTGCGCCGCACCATTTCCGGACGAACGGACATAGAATTCGGACTTTAG
- a CDS encoding nucleoside kinase, producing MGIKNYLIEGGSGTGKTSVATELERRGYHVVHGDRVLAYVGDPETGQALAGPPEGADRIVWGYAHWIWPVDKVHAIAADTTHPATFFCGGSRNVHKFLDLFDKVFVLDIDVETLNRRLDGRPNEPGFEPAERALVLRYHHTREYLPVGINIDTAGTVPSVVDDILAQLT from the coding sequence ATGGGAATCAAAAACTATCTGATCGAAGGCGGTTCCGGCACTGGAAAAACATCGGTCGCTACCGAACTGGAGCGGCGGGGCTACCATGTCGTCCATGGTGACCGGGTCTTGGCCTACGTCGGCGACCCCGAGACAGGCCAGGCACTCGCAGGACCGCCCGAAGGCGCGGACCGCATCGTTTGGGGATACGCGCACTGGATCTGGCCTGTCGACAAGGTCCACGCTATTGCTGCCGACACCACACATCCTGCCACCTTCTTCTGTGGCGGCTCGCGCAATGTCCACAAATTCCTGGACCTATTCGACAAGGTTTTCGTACTCGACATCGACGTAGAGACGTTGAACCGACGATTAGATGGGCGGCCGAATGAGCCGGGCTTCGAGCCGGCCGAGCGGGCGTTGGTACTCCGCTACCATCATACCCGGGAATATCTTCCCGTCGGCATCAATATCGACACGGCGGGTACCGTCCCAAGTGTCGTCGACGATATCCTCGCTCAACTCACCTGA
- a CDS encoding MFS transporter, with product MTDTTSQLDGPAIGLDSTVPSTWSPTTWFAVISMAATSFALVSAEFLPAGLLTPMARDLGVSEGTAGQVVTATASVGAVTALLSNVLIGKLNRKTVLVGLSALAIGSNLVAALATDFWLLLLGRAGLGIALSGFWALSVAVVARLVGTNATGRGMAIVTLGVSLATIAAPSMGALISDWLGWRAATAMTAGLAAIAMLLQILSLPTLPASTSNSLSDVFRLTKRRTVQLGMLAILLLMTGHFAGSVYVRPFLEQVTLLGTGPIALALLGFGIAAVIGNVAGGRLADANIRMALAVTGVLMAFSALALVLWGAHSGIAFALVTLWGFAFGMAPVVLPTNLSRGAADALEAAGSLMVVSFQVAISIGALFGGYVVDHYGASAPLTFTAVLAASTIVLALLQPRS from the coding sequence ATGACGGACACAACATCACAGCTTGACGGCCCCGCGATTGGCCTCGATTCTACCGTCCCGAGTACATGGAGCCCCACGACCTGGTTTGCCGTTATTTCAATGGCAGCCACAAGCTTTGCGCTGGTGTCGGCTGAATTCCTGCCGGCAGGTCTGTTGACGCCAATGGCGCGTGACCTTGGCGTCAGCGAGGGAACCGCCGGTCAGGTTGTCACCGCCACCGCGTCTGTTGGCGCGGTGACGGCCTTGTTGAGCAATGTTCTCATCGGCAAACTGAACCGGAAGACTGTCCTGGTTGGCCTAAGTGCCTTGGCTATCGGCTCCAATCTCGTGGCCGCGCTCGCGACGGATTTTTGGCTATTGTTGTTGGGCCGAGCCGGGCTGGGCATCGCGCTCAGTGGTTTCTGGGCGCTTTCAGTTGCCGTCGTGGCGAGATTGGTTGGCACCAATGCGACAGGTCGGGGTATGGCTATAGTCACCCTCGGCGTCTCTCTTGCCACCATAGCTGCACCATCTATGGGTGCTTTGATTAGCGATTGGCTCGGCTGGCGTGCCGCCACGGCCATGACTGCAGGGCTCGCAGCGATTGCGATGCTGCTGCAGATACTCAGCTTGCCGACGCTACCCGCAAGCACAAGCAATAGTCTTTCCGACGTCTTCCGGCTGACGAAACGGCGCACTGTTCAACTTGGAATGCTTGCCATCCTCTTGCTGATGACGGGACATTTTGCCGGCTCGGTCTACGTGCGACCCTTCCTCGAACAAGTGACGCTCCTTGGCACCGGGCCGATTGCCTTGGCGCTCCTCGGGTTTGGCATCGCCGCTGTGATCGGCAATGTCGCCGGCGGCCGACTGGCAGACGCAAATATCCGCATGGCGCTCGCTGTCACCGGCGTATTGATGGCGTTTTCGGCGCTTGCTCTCGTACTCTGGGGTGCACATAGCGGCATCGCGTTTGCCCTGGTTACACTTTGGGGTTTCGCTTTTGGGATGGCTCCGGTGGTACTGCCTACCAACTTGTCCCGGGGCGCAGCGGACGCCTTGGAGGCTGCTGGCAGCCTGATGGTCGTTTCGTTCCAGGTCGCCATCAGCATCGGTGCGCTATTCGGCGGCTATGTGGTCGATCACTATGGTGCCTCAGCGCCATTGACATTTACAGCCGTCTTAGCGGCATCGACTATCGTTCTGGCGTTGCTTCAGCCCCGCAGCTGA